A single region of the Lycium barbarum isolate Lr01 chromosome 2, ASM1917538v2, whole genome shotgun sequence genome encodes:
- the LOC132627551 gene encoding phospho-2-dehydro-3-deoxyheptonate aldolase 1, chloroplastic codes for MALSSSSTTNSLLPNKSLIQNQPHLPSPLKNASFPTNSTKSVRFISAVHSSDSSKTPIVSDKPTKPSPPSATATSTPTVTETKWTVDSWKTKKALQLPVYPNQEELRSVLKTIEDFPPIVFAGEARNLEEKLGEAAMGRAFLLQGGDCAESFKEFNANNIRDTFRILLQMGAVLMFGGQVPVIKVGRMAGQFAKPRSDNFEEKDGVKLPSYRGDNVNGDAFDIKSRTPDPQRLIRAYCQSAATLNLLRAFATGGYAAMQRINQWNLDFTEHSEQGDRYRELANRVDEALGFMAAAGLTMDHPIMKTTEFWTSHECLLLPYEQSLTRLDSTSGLYYDCSAHMIWVGERTRQLDGAHVEFLRGVANPLGIKVSDKMDPNALVKLIEILNPQNKAGRITIITRMGAENMRVKLPHLIRAVRRAGQIVTWVSDPMHGNTIKAPCGLKTRPFDSIRSEVKAFFDVHEQEGSHPGGVHLEMTGQNVTECIGGSRTVTFDDLSSRYHTHCDPRLNASQSLELSFIIAERLRKRRLGSQTVLGQ; via the exons ATGGCTCTTTCAAGTAGTAGCACTACCAATTCTCTTCTCCCTAACAAATCTTTAATCCAAAACCAACCCCATTTACCATCTCCTTTAAAGAATGCATCTTTCCCTACCAACTCAACCAAATCCGTTAGATTCATCTCAGCCGTCCATTCATCTGACTCATCCAAAACCCCCATTGTTTCTGACAAGCCCACCAAGCCATCTCCACCGTCAGCCACTGCCACGTCAACCCCAACCGTGACAGAAACAAAATGGACGGTGGATAGCTGGAAAACCAAGAAAGCTCTTCAGTTACCTGTATACCCAAATCAAGAAGAGCTTAGATCTGTTCTTAAAACAATTGAAGATTTTCCTCCTATTGTGTTTGCTGGTGAGGCTAGGAATCTTGAAGAGAAGCTTGGTGAGGCTGCTATGGGGAGAGCATTTTTGTTACAAGGTGGTGATTGTGCTGAGAGTTTTAAGGAATTTAATGCCAATAATATTAGGGATACTTTTAGAATCCTTCTTCAAATGGGTGCTGTTCTTATGTTTGGTGGTCAGGTTCCTGTCATCaag GTTGGAAGAATGGCCGGTCAATTTGCAAAGCCAAGATCAGATAATTTTGAGGAGAAGGATGGTGTAAAGCTGCCGAGTTACAGGGGAGACAATGTGAATGGAGATGCATTTGATATCAAGTCCAGGACTCCTGACCCTCAGAGGCTGATCAGGGCTTATTGCCAATCTGCAGCTACTTTGAATCTGTTGAGGGCTTTCGCTACTGGAGGATACGCTGCCATGCAGAGGATCAACCAATGGAACTTGGATTTCACTGAGCATAGTGAGCAGGGTGATAG GTACCGTGAACTAGCTAATAGAGTGGACGAGGCCCTTGGTTTCATGGCTGCAGCTGGACTTACAATGGACCATCCCATTATGAAAACCACTGAGTTCTGGACATCTCATGAGTGTTTACTTTTGCCCTATGAGCAGTCACTAACACGGTTGGATTCAACTTCCGGCCTTTACTACGATTGCTCTGCCCATATGATTTGGGTTGGAGAGAGAACCAGGCAGTTGGATGGTGCCCATGTTGAGTTCTTGAGAGGAGTTGCCAATCCCCTTGGTATTAAG GTGAGCGACAAGATGGACCCAAATGCATTGGTCAAGCTCATTGAGATTTTGAACCCTCAAAACAAAGCTGGGAGGATTACAATTATTACCAGAATGGGAGCAGAGAACATGAGGGTTAAGCTTCCTCATCTTATCAGGGCAGTCCGAAGAGCAGGGCAAATTGTCACTTGGGTATCTGATCCTATGCATGGAAATACCATCAAAGCTCCTTGCGGTCTAAAAACTCGACCTTTCGATTCCATTAGG TCTGAAGTGAAAGCATTCTTTGATGTTCATGAGCAAGAAGGAAGCCACCCAGGAGGAGTTCACCTGGAGATGACAGGCCAAAATGTCACAGAGTGCATCGGTGGATCACGAACTGTGACCTTCGATGATCTGAGCTCACGTTACCACACCCACTGCGATCCTAGGCTCAATGCATCTCAATCCCTCGAGCTCTCATTCATTATCGCTGAACGTTTGAGAAAAAGGAGGCTTGGATCACAAACCGTATTAGGTCAATAG
- the LOC132627550 gene encoding protein PHOSPHATE-INDUCED 1-like — MSSSFSWKSTHFFLSLFVLISFINVCFASRKLNALVQDQLLQYHKGPLLSGKISVNLIWYGKFKPSQRAIVSDFITSLSSSTPSKTHPSVADWWKTTEKYYHLANSKNTLSLSLGKQVLLENYSLGKSLTQKQIVQLASKGQQKDAINIVLTASDVAVDGFCVNRCGTHGSSKGAIIKGKTYKFTYIWVGNSETQCPGYCAWPFHQPIYGPQSPPLGAPNNDVGVDGMVINLASLLAGTATNPFGNGYYQGEADAPLEAASACPGVYAKGAYPGYAGDLLVDKTTGASYNAHGTNGRKYLVPALYDPATSSCSTLV; from the coding sequence ATGTCTTCTTCATTCAGCTGGAAATCGACTCACTTCTTTTTATCACTTTTTGTATTGATTTCTTTCATTAATGTGTGCTTTGCTTCAAGAAAGCTCAATGCTTTAGTCCAAGATCAGCTCTTGCAGTACCACAAAGGTCCACTTCTATCCGGCAAAATCTCTGTCAATCTAATTTGGTATGGTAAATTCAAGCCATCCCAAAGAGCCATTGTCTCTGATTTCATCAcctctctttcttcttcaactccatcTAAAACCCATCCTTCTGTAGCCGACTGGTGGAAAACCACTGAAAAATACTACCATCTCGCCAATTCCAAGAACACCCTTTCCCTCTCTTTGGGCAAGCAAGTGCTCCTCGAAAATTATTCCCTAGGAAAATCACTGACCCAGAAACAAATAGTACAATTGGCATCAAAGGGTCAACAGAAAGACGCTATTAACATTGTATTGACCGCCTCAGATGTTGCCGTTGATGGGTTCTGTGTCAATCGGTGTGGAACCCATGGGTCTTCCAAAGGTGCTATTATTAAGGGCAAAACTTACAAATTTACTTATATTTGGGTTGGTAATTCAGAGACTCAATGCCCTGGCTACTGTGCCTGGCCATTCCACCAGCCTATCTACGGACCACAAAGCCCACCATTAGGTGCACCAAACAACGATGTGGGTGTTGATGGTATGGTGATCAACTTGGCTAGCTTGTTGGCTGGAACCGCCACGAACCCATTTGGAAATGGTTACTATCAGGGCGAAGCAGATGCGCCTTTGGAGGCTGCCTCTGCTTGCCCTGGTGTCTATGCTAAGGGTGCTTACCCTGGCTATGCTGGTGATTTATTGGTGGACAAAACTACAGGTGCAAGCTACAATGCACATGGTACTAACGGAAGGAAATACTTGGTTCCTGCTTTATATGATCCTGCTACATCTTCATGTTCTACTTTGGTCTAG
- the LOC132627549 gene encoding protein PHOSPHATE-INDUCED 1-like: MASFISTISFLLVLSLIHFSLATRQLEDQTELYKFHYHNGPLLTGKISINLIWYGKFKPTQRAIISDFMTSLSSSTSRKISPNQPSVATWWKSTEKYFSLLKSKKASPLVLSLGNQILDETYSLGKSLNNKHIKQLAAKGDQKNAVNIVLTASDVVVDGFCSSRCGTHGSSLSSKNSPPKGKIYKFAYIWVGNSETQCPGQCAWPFHQPIYGPQGPALVAPNNDVGSDGMVMNLASLLAGTVTNPFGNGYYQGPADAPLEAASACPGVYGSGAYPGYAGNLLVDPTTGASYNAHGANGRKFLLPALFDPSTSSCSTLV, translated from the coding sequence ATGGCTTCTTTCATTAGTACCATTTCTTTTCTACTTGTTCTTTCTTTGATTCATTTCTCCTTGGCAACAAGGCAACTCGAAGACCAAACTGAGTTGTACAAGTTCCATTACCACAATGGCCCTCTTCTTACTGGTAAAATCTCAATTAACCTTATTTGGTATGGTAAATTCAAGCCCACTCAACGTGCAATTATCTCAGATTTCATGACCTCCTTGTCTTCATCCACTTCAAGAAAAATCTCCCCCAACCAACCATCTGTTGCCACGTGGTGGAAATCTACCGAGAAATATTTCAGTTTACTAAAATCCAAGAAAGCTTCTCCATTAGTCCTTTCACTTGGTAACCAAATCTTGGATGAGACCTATTCTTTAGGTAAATCACTTAATAACAAACACATCAAACAATTAGCAGCTAAAGGTGATCAAAAGAACGCAGTTAACATTGTGTTAACAGCATCAGATGTAGTTGTTGATGGGTTCTGTTCTAGTCGATGTGGGACACACGGATCATCATTAAGTTCCAAAAATAGCCCACCAAAGGGCAAGATTTACAAATTTGCCTACATTTGGGTTGGTAATTCCGAGACTCAATGCCCTGGTCAATGTGCATGGCCATTTCACCAACCAATTTACGGACCACAAGGTCCAGCCTTGGTTGCACCAAACAACGATGTGGGTTCTGATGGTATGGTTATGAACTTGGCTAGCTTATTGGCTGGTACAGTAACGAACCCTTTTGGAAATGGTTACTATCAAGGACCAGCTGATGCACCATTGGAAGCTGCATCAGCTTGTCCTGGGGTTTATGGAAGTGGGGCCTACCCTGGCTATGCTGGTAATTTATTGGTGGATCCTACTACTGGTGCTAGCTACAATGCGCATGGTGCTAATGGGAGGAAGTTCTTGCTACCTGCGTTGTTTGATCCTTCCACGTCTTCATGTTCTACTTtggtttaa
- the LOC132622889 gene encoding protein EXORDIUM-like 2 codes for MGSSKPMITILLLLFSLFVLVPVPSLANSRILALVKEKPLVLKYHKGALLKGNVTINLIWYGKFTPAQRSIIVDFIQSLSPKTKKVTPPPSVASWWRTTESYKGGPSVITLGKQIFDEKYSVGKSLTDPKLESLASRATHANSITVILTATDVAVEDFCMNRCGMHGSTRMKKEGKFASFAYAWVGNSASQCPGQCAWPFQKPIVGPQITPLGSPNGDVGCDGMVINLATVLAGTVTNPFDGGYFQGPANAPLEAVSACTGIFGSGAFPGFPGMVLLDKKTGASYNAQGLNGRKYLLPAMWDPKRVRSQNGIFLQQLHQNRLSFFFYTQMGISLIIQRNTPVTVHSSNSFFFFFAISWIVPRNSFFF; via the coding sequence ATGGGATCCTCTAAACCTATGATCACAATCCTTCTCTTACTATTCTCACTTTTTGTTCTTGTTCCCGTTCCTTCTCTAGCCAATTCAAGAATACTTGCTCTAGTTAAAGAAAAACCCCTTGTCCTAAAATACCACAAAGGTGCTCTCTTAAAAGGAAATGTCACAATTAATCTCATATGGTATGGAAAATTCACCCCTGCACAACGTTCAATCATTGTCGATTTCATCCAGTCTCTTAGCCCTAAGACCAAAAAAGTTACACCACCACCTTCCGTCGCTTCATGGTGGCGCACCACCGAGTCATACAAAGGTGGTCCTTCCGTTATTACGCTAGGTAAACAGATATTCGACGAAAAATATTCCGTTGGGAAATCGTTGACCGACCCTAAACTAGAATCTTTAGCGTCTAGAGCCACTCACGCTAATTCAATCACCGTCATATTGACAGCGACGGACGTAGCAGTTGAAGACTTCTGCATGAACCGATGTGGCATGCACGGATCAACGCGCATGAAGAAAGAGGGTAAATTTGCATCATTTGCGTATGCTTGGGTGGGTAACTCGGCGAGTCAATGTCCGGGTCAATGCGCGTGGCCATTCCAAAAACCAATTGTGGGGCCACAGATAACGCCGTTAGGTTCACCAAACGGAGACGTTGGATGTGACGGAATGGTGATCAATTTGGCAACTGTTTTGGCAGGTACCGTTACGAATCCGTTTGATGGAGGGTATTTTCAGGGTCCAGCTAACGCGCCTTTAGAGGCTGTGTCTGCTTGCACGGGTATATTCGGGTCGGGTGCTTTTCCTGGATTTCCGGGTATGGTTTTGCTGGATAAAAAGACGGGCGCTAGCTATAATGCGCAGGGGTTGAATGGGCGAAAGTATTTGCTTCCTGCTATGTGGGATCCCAaaagagtccggagccaaaatggcatatttttacagcaattacaccaaaataggctgtctttttttttttatacccaaatgggtatttcgttgatcattcaacgaaataccccagttactgttcatagcagcaactcttttttttttttttttgctatttcgtggattgttccacgaaatagcttttttttttaa